Proteins from a genomic interval of Desulfovibrio piger:
- a CDS encoding respiratory chain complex I subunit 1 family protein, which translates to MTDIILGVLHMCIFPGGLFALAVGLLFKGLDRRVEARLQRRVGPPLIQPLLDIAKLLTKETLIPKTAVRSVFLAAPVVGFAGMAVCAAFIPVPGVFSGLYNMGDLLVLFYLLPIPAIAIMLGGSASSSPFGAMGFSREMLMMLAYETPLLMILLAVAMLVGKATGTGAEFSLLAIVDWQQNAGSLGLNPVMIPALLAYLIFLPGTMGVPPFDIPEAETEVLEGPLLEYGGPLLALFQIGSALKTFVVLGLGVALFFPGTISDFWIVNLIWFVFKCLVLMLLSLTLVKSATGRFRIDQAFRFYVKVPTVLALVSLVLVWAL; encoded by the coding sequence ATGACCGACATCATTCTTGGTGTGCTGCACATGTGCATTTTCCCCGGCGGCCTGTTCGCGCTGGCTGTGGGGCTGTTGTTCAAAGGCCTTGACCGTCGCGTCGAGGCCCGCCTGCAGCGCCGCGTGGGCCCGCCGCTGATCCAGCCCCTGCTGGATATCGCCAAACTGCTGACCAAGGAGACCCTGATCCCCAAAACGGCCGTGCGCAGTGTCTTCCTGGCCGCGCCCGTGGTGGGCTTTGCGGGCATGGCCGTCTGTGCGGCCTTCATCCCCGTGCCCGGCGTGTTCAGCGGCCTGTACAACATGGGCGACCTGCTGGTGCTCTTCTACCTGCTGCCCATCCCGGCCATCGCCATCATGCTGGGCGGCTCGGCCTCCAGCTCGCCCTTCGGCGCCATGGGCTTCTCGCGTGAGATGCTCATGATGCTGGCCTACGAGACCCCCCTGCTCATGATCCTGCTGGCCGTGGCCATGCTCGTGGGCAAGGCCACCGGTACCGGTGCCGAGTTCTCGCTGCTGGCCATCGTGGACTGGCAGCAAAACGCCGGTTCCCTGGGCCTCAACCCGGTCATGATCCCGGCCCTGCTGGCCTACCTGATCTTCCTGCCCGGCACCATGGGCGTGCCGCCCTTCGACATCCCCGAAGCCGAGACCGAAGTGCTGGAAGGTCCCCTGCTGGAATACGGCGGCCCCCTGCTGGCCCTGTTCCAGATCGGCTCCGCCCTCAAGACCTTCGTGGTCCTGGGCCTGGGCGTGGCCCTGTTCTTCCCCGGCACCATCTCCGACTTCTGGATCGTCAACCTGATCTGGTTCGTCTTCAAATGTCTGGTGCTGATGCTGCTGTCCCTGACCCTGGTCAAGTCCGCCACCGGGCGTTTCCGCATCGACCAGGCGTTCCGCTTTTATGTGAAGGTCCCCACCGTCCTGGCTCTGGTGAGCCTAGTGCTGGTGTGGGCGCTGTAA
- a CDS encoding complex I subunit 5 family protein — translation MTIPSYTASGSFILFIPGLLFLLYGAWQAIRQRQNARRLILWGAVHDAGLICMALGAANAAAGTGVWLFVAFQLLARGLSWSALNSLAGPAAPSATFAALRGAVKLQPVNGALFALGLMASVGGSPFLIPEGRLFITQGILASSLPLHCGLFCTVLAAVTATVLIALHVDALRQCFLQPCSTAYDGAASGSCRSDALTLVLGVLVALMGLARGPMLDVAAGWAGLQVAHATVHPAFWIYFAGAFVCGVAAWAKFRWMPHLGVLACAAALAATLTLDAPAPVALLFLVMIGFIAFIVSVYSLGYMAHAHRQGWYWFFLLLTFASLAGIVSTPDMAAMYGYWELMTFASYFLVVHEANRVAFDAGFKYYLMCAGGALLMLPGMLLLGNGGLGLADVRIQSALLSPHVLNMAALLCLVGFGVKAGLVPLHSWLPDAHPAAPSSVSGPLSGIITKMGMFGIVVLLLGQTNGALFAKAEVFGLSWFGSILTFMGAATLIFGELMALKQDDIKRMLAYSTLGQLGEIALVLGMGTWLATAGALSHMLSHAIMKDLLFLGAGALILRAGSRKLADLRGLGQCMPWTVSCMAVGLICIMGLPPFTAFFSKYLMIQSAIHAGHPALAALILIGSLVGAIYYVRILKTLVFEERPADLPMVEEAPWSIRGALMALAALSLLLGLAPWAPLTLVIPVASACFAPASMDLVVLQSVMAPWPIYVAVPVFGALLPAFFRRNPIWAARSSAFVLLLTAALVIFLGRDLDTLSYCFALIVPLIGALNVFYAQGYMSHSHTQWRFYCAFTAMCGGLVGISASTYLFQFFLFWEIMSSWTLYMAIAHEGDKASLREAFKYFFFNVLGAGFIFVGVCVLGPATPFSSESMQHLTKIFLLPGWVVWGGTALLALGFVMKAAQLPFRIDWQMHPALAPTPVSGYISSVLLKSSILGLIKLFMLMGGSLAMIGVSAAWPNELIQTVVMWIGGITIVMAATQALLVNNVKLVFIYSTVSQIGYMVLAVAAGDALGYAGGMLHVINHVFFKDLLFLVCGAVMFATHADSLDDLGGIGRKMPFTLCMFAIAGLSVVGVPPTSGFSSKWIIYHALMQADQPFLALLSLVGSVLTLAYIAKFLHAAFLGQPSKHLDHVQEAPLTMRVPMAILAIGCIITGIFPGLMLWPINAILGDYNAGSLVVGLSGLQEGPGAWNATGLSVMMAIAAAAGWYFVRRFVVLREVDVHTCGLPTEVGTSRMAPSGIYGGLVRRLAWFPGNTSVDNKS, via the coding sequence ATGACAATACCATCCTACACGGCAAGCGGTTCCTTCATCCTTTTCATCCCGGGCCTGCTGTTCCTGCTGTACGGCGCATGGCAGGCGATCCGCCAGCGGCAGAACGCCCGCCGGCTCATCCTGTGGGGGGCCGTGCATGACGCGGGCCTCATCTGCATGGCGCTGGGTGCGGCCAATGCCGCCGCCGGTACAGGCGTCTGGCTGTTCGTGGCCTTCCAGCTGCTGGCCCGCGGCCTGAGCTGGAGCGCCCTCAACTCCCTGGCCGGGCCCGCCGCTCCGTCGGCGACCTTCGCGGCCCTGCGCGGGGCCGTCAAACTCCAGCCCGTCAATGGTGCCCTGTTCGCCCTCGGCCTCATGGCCAGCGTGGGCGGTTCGCCCTTCCTGATCCCGGAAGGGCGTCTTTTTATCACCCAGGGCATACTGGCCTCTTCCCTGCCCCTGCACTGCGGCCTGTTCTGCACCGTGCTGGCGGCCGTCACGGCCACGGTCCTCATCGCCCTGCATGTGGACGCCCTGCGCCAGTGCTTCCTGCAGCCCTGTAGCACCGCCTATGACGGCGCTGCCTCCGGCAGCTGCCGTTCCGACGCCCTGACCTTGGTGCTGGGCGTGCTGGTGGCGCTCATGGGCCTGGCCCGCGGCCCCATGCTGGATGTGGCCGCCGGCTGGGCCGGCCTGCAGGTGGCCCACGCCACCGTGCATCCCGCCTTCTGGATCTACTTTGCCGGCGCCTTCGTCTGCGGCGTGGCCGCCTGGGCGAAATTCCGCTGGATGCCCCACCTTGGCGTGCTGGCCTGTGCCGCCGCCCTGGCCGCGACCCTGACGCTGGATGCGCCCGCGCCCGTGGCCCTGCTCTTCCTGGTGATGATCGGCTTCATCGCCTTCATCGTCTCGGTGTACTCCCTGGGCTACATGGCCCACGCCCACCGGCAGGGCTGGTACTGGTTCTTCCTGCTGCTGACCTTCGCCTCTCTGGCCGGCATCGTTTCCACGCCCGACATGGCCGCCATGTACGGCTACTGGGAACTGATGACCTTCGCCTCCTACTTCCTGGTGGTGCACGAAGCCAACCGCGTGGCCTTTGACGCGGGCTTCAAATACTACCTGATGTGCGCGGGCGGCGCCCTGCTGATGCTGCCCGGCATGCTGCTGCTGGGCAACGGCGGCCTGGGCCTTGCCGATGTCCGCATCCAGAGCGCCCTGCTTTCGCCCCATGTGCTGAACATGGCCGCCCTGCTCTGCCTCGTCGGCTTCGGCGTCAAGGCCGGTCTGGTGCCCCTGCACTCCTGGCTGCCCGATGCCCACCCCGCCGCGCCTTCCTCGGTGTCCGGTCCCCTGTCCGGTATCATCACCAAGATGGGCATGTTCGGCATCGTGGTCCTGCTGCTGGGCCAGACCAACGGCGCCCTGTTCGCCAAGGCCGAGGTCTTCGGCCTGTCCTGGTTCGGCTCCATCCTGACCTTCATGGGCGCGGCCACCCTGATCTTCGGTGAGCTCATGGCCCTGAAGCAGGACGACATCAAGCGCATGCTGGCCTACTCGACCCTGGGCCAGCTGGGCGAGATCGCCCTGGTGCTGGGCATGGGCACCTGGCTGGCCACGGCCGGCGCCCTGTCGCACATGCTCAGCCACGCCATCATGAAGGACCTGCTCTTCCTCGGTGCGGGCGCCCTCATCCTGCGGGCCGGCAGCCGCAAGCTCGCCGACCTGCGCGGTCTTGGCCAGTGCATGCCCTGGACCGTGAGCTGTATGGCCGTGGGCCTCATCTGCATCATGGGCCTGCCGCCGTTCACCGCCTTCTTCAGCAAATACCTGATGATCCAGTCCGCCATCCATGCCGGTCATCCCGCGCTGGCGGCCCTGATCCTCATCGGCTCCCTGGTGGGTGCCATCTACTACGTGCGCATCCTCAAGACCCTGGTCTTCGAGGAACGTCCCGCCGACCTGCCCATGGTGGAAGAGGCCCCGTGGTCCATCCGCGGCGCCCTCATGGCCCTGGCCGCCCTCAGCCTGCTGCTGGGCCTGGCCCCCTGGGCCCCGCTCACGCTGGTCATCCCCGTGGCCTCGGCCTGCTTCGCCCCGGCCTCCATGGATCTGGTCGTGCTCCAGTCCGTCATGGCGCCCTGGCCCATCTATGTGGCCGTGCCCGTGTTCGGTGCCCTGCTGCCGGCCTTCTTCCGCCGCAATCCCATCTGGGCCGCCCGCTCCAGCGCCTTCGTGCTGCTGCTGACCGCCGCCCTGGTGATCTTCCTGGGCCGCGACCTGGATACCCTGAGCTACTGCTTCGCGCTCATCGTGCCGCTCATCGGCGCCCTGAACGTCTTCTACGCCCAGGGCTACATGTCCCACAGCCACACCCAGTGGCGCTTCTACTGTGCCTTCACCGCCATGTGCGGCGGCCTGGTGGGCATCTCCGCCAGCACCTATCTTTTCCAGTTCTTCCTGTTCTGGGAGATCATGAGCTCGTGGACGCTCTACATGGCCATCGCCCATGAAGGCGACAAGGCCTCGCTGCGCGAAGCCTTCAAGTACTTCTTCTTCAACGTGCTGGGCGCCGGCTTCATCTTCGTGGGCGTCTGTGTGCTCGGTCCGGCCACGCCGTTCTCTTCCGAGTCCATGCAGCACCTGACCAAGATCTTCCTGCTGCCCGGCTGGGTCGTCTGGGGCGGTACCGCCCTGCTGGCCCTCGGCTTCGTCATGAAGGCCGCCCAGCTGCCCTTCCGCATCGACTGGCAGATGCATCCGGCCCTGGCCCCCACGCCCGTGTCCGGCTACATATCCTCGGTGCTGCTGAAGAGCTCCATCCTGGGCCTCATCAAGCTCTTCATGCTCATGGGCGGCAGCCTGGCCATGATCGGCGTCAGCGCCGCCTGGCCCAATGAACTGATCCAGACCGTGGTCATGTGGATCGGCGGCATCACCATCGTCATGGCCGCCACCCAGGCCCTGCTGGTCAACAACGTGAAGCTGGTCTTCATCTACTCCACCGTGAGCCAGATCGGCTACATGGTGCTGGCCGTGGCTGCCGGCGATGCCCTGGGCTACGCGGGCGGCATGCTGCACGTGATCAACCACGTGTTCTTCAAGGACCTGCTCTTCCTCGTCTGCGGCGCCGTGATGTTCGCCACCCACGCCGACAGCCTGGATGACCTGGGCGGCATCGGCCGCAAGATGCCCTTCACCCTGTGCATGTTCGCCATCGCCGGCCTGTCCGTGGTCGGCGTGCCGCCCACCAGCGGCTTCTCGTCCAAGTGGATCATCTACCACGCCCTGATGCAGGCGGACCAGCCCTTCCTGGCCCTGCTCTCCCTGGTGGGCAGCGTGCTGACTCTGGCCTACATCGCCAAGTTCCTGCATGCGGCCTTCCTGGGCCAGCCTTCCAAGCATCTGGATCATGTGCAGGAAGCCCCGCTGACCATGCGTGTGCCCATGGCCATCCTGGCCATCGGCTGCATCATCACCGGCATCTTCCCCGGCCTGATGCTCTGGCCCATCAACGCCATCCTGGGCGATTACAACGCCGGCAGCCTGGTGGTGGGCCTCTCGGGCCTGCAGGAAGGCCCCGGTGCCTGGAACGCCACCGGCCTGAGCGTGATGATGGCCATCGCCGCCGCCGCGGGCTGGTACTTCGTGCGCCGCTTCGTGGTGCTGCGTGAAGTGGACGTGCATACCTGCGGTCTGCCCACCGAGGTGGGCACCAGCCGCATGGCGCCCTCGGGCATCTACGGCGGGCTGGTTCGCCGCCTGGCCTGGTTCCCGGGCAATACCAGCGTAGACAACAAGAGCTAG
- a CDS encoding NAD(P)H-dependent glycerol-3-phosphate dehydrogenase, which translates to MRHTITVAGGGSWGTALAHLLAVRGHRTRLWLRDAAVAEAINTRHENPRYLPGLALHPDLEAGTGPELLGTELLLLAIPCQQLRGWLHAMRDHLHPEPVLINAAKGLELGTLSPCSRIVAEELAGRPFHYAMLSGPSFAAEVVRDQPTAVVLATAEEALGCRLRELFSCATFRCYSSTDVLGVELGGALKNVMAIAAGVCDGLGLGHNSRAALLTRGLAEMSRIGEACGAQAATFMGLSGLGDLALTCTGDLSRNRQVGLRLGQGESLEHITSSLGMVAEGVKTTSAVYDLARRLGVETPVTDTVQGLLHGGESPREAVMRLMTRTLRQE; encoded by the coding sequence ATGCGACACACCATCACTGTGGCCGGTGGCGGCAGCTGGGGCACGGCCCTGGCGCATCTGCTGGCAGTCCGCGGGCACAGGACGCGCCTGTGGCTGCGTGATGCCGCCGTGGCCGAGGCCATCAATACCAGGCACGAGAACCCGCGCTACCTGCCGGGGCTTGCCCTGCATCCCGACCTGGAGGCCGGGACGGGGCCGGAACTGCTGGGTACCGAGCTCCTTCTGCTGGCCATACCCTGCCAGCAGCTGCGCGGCTGGCTCCACGCCATGCGGGACCATCTGCATCCCGAGCCCGTGCTCATCAATGCCGCCAAGGGGCTGGAGCTGGGCACGCTTTCCCCGTGCAGCCGCATCGTGGCGGAAGAGCTGGCGGGCAGGCCGTTCCACTATGCCATGCTTTCCGGGCCGTCCTTCGCAGCCGAAGTGGTGCGCGACCAGCCCACGGCCGTGGTGCTGGCCACGGCGGAAGAAGCGCTGGGCTGCCGTCTGCGTGAACTTTTTTCCTGCGCCACCTTCCGCTGCTACTCCAGCACCGACGTGCTGGGCGTGGAACTGGGCGGCGCGCTGAAAAACGTCATGGCCATAGCGGCCGGCGTCTGCGACGGGCTGGGGCTGGGACACAACAGCCGTGCGGCCCTGCTGACGCGCGGCCTGGCCGAGATGAGCCGTATCGGCGAGGCCTGCGGGGCGCAGGCGGCCACCTTCATGGGCCTTTCCGGCCTGGGCGACCTGGCGCTGACCTGCACGGGCGACCTTTCCCGCAACCGGCAGGTGGGCCTGCGCCTGGGACAGGGGGAGAGCCTGGAGCACATCACCTCCAGCCTGGGCATGGTGGCCGAAGGGGTCAAGACCACCTCGGCGGTCTACGACCTGGCCCGGCGGCTGGGCGTGGAGACGCCGGTGACCGATACCGTCCAGGGGCTGCTGCACGGGGGCGAATCCCCCCGCGAAGCGGTCATGCGTCTGATGACGAGGACTTTGCGCCAGGAATGA
- a CDS encoding heavy-metal-associated domain-containing protein: MKILKVNGMRCGHCKAAVEEAAAKIPGVSNPVVDLDAKELRYEESAPVDEAALRQAIFDIGFDPQ; this comes from the coding sequence ATGAAGATCCTCAAAGTCAACGGCATGCGTTGCGGCCATTGCAAAGCCGCTGTGGAAGAAGCCGCCGCCAAGATCCCCGGCGTGAGCAACCCCGTGGTGGACCTGGACGCCAAGGAACTGCGCTATGAAGAAAGCGCTCCGGTCGATGAGGCCGCCCTGCGTCAGGCCATCTTCGACATCGGCTTCGATCCCCAATAA
- the tnpA gene encoding IS200/IS605 family transposase encodes MSNYRKGSHSVFSIHLHLVWITKYRKKILSGDIAQRARSLIRGICEKHQVEILKGHIAPDHIHLFVSISPSLAVSKLMQQLKGRTAHAMINEFPLLRRQYWGRHMWARGYFCCSSGNVTDEVIKQYITQQEDADETFRIEGE; translated from the coding sequence ATGAGCAATTATCGTAAAGGCTCCCACAGTGTTTTTTCAATTCACCTGCACCTGGTCTGGATAACCAAGTACAGGAAAAAGATTTTGTCAGGCGACATCGCCCAGAGAGCCAGGTCGCTGATACGCGGCATCTGTGAAAAGCATCAGGTGGAAATTCTCAAAGGACATATAGCACCCGACCATATCCATCTTTTCGTTTCGATTTCACCAAGCCTTGCTGTGAGCAAGTTGATGCAACAACTGAAAGGCCGAACCGCGCATGCCATGATAAATGAATTTCCATTGTTGCGCCGCCAGTACTGGGGACGTCATATGTGGGCGCGTGGCTATTTCTGTTGCAGCAGTGGCAATGTGACCGATGAGGTCATTAAGCAATACATCACGCAACAGGAAGATGCAGATGAAACCTTCCGAATTGAGGGGGAATGA